The sequence GGAGAAATCTCTATAACCTTAGTTTTACTGGTCAATTCAGGATGCAGGATATGCATCAGGTCATATACATAACTATCAACACTAGCGCCATCTACAAGACTATCCCCCACTGCTTCTATAGAAGCAGTATGACTATAGGTCTGCACCCACTTCCTGAAATACTCATTAGGGGAATAACCTGCCCTTGCCAGTCTGTAGCGCGGGAAAAGATAGCCTGAATTAGAGAGGGGATCCGGGTATGCATAAAGTTTTCCCCTTAAGTCCTCTATGGACCTAGCGGGGCTATCCTTAGGAACAACGACATACGAGTAATAATAGGGTTTACCCCTTCTCTTCGGAACGGCTAAGAGTTCCATACCAAATTTCTCCTTCCCTATTACATATGGTAGGGTGCAGACAAAAGCGATATCCACCCGTCCTTGTTCTATTAAATCATTTATCTCCTGATAGGTTTTCCGCTGAACGATATTTGTAGGCATCTTTATCTTTTTCCCTATATACTCGATAAGTCTCTTGTTTAGTTCAACATTTTGCTCTACAAGAACAGGAGTAATGGCAACCTTCAGCGACTGCTCCATCGCCATAGCACCAGTATTAAACAATAAGTATGAGCAGATTGTCAATATAGCGGGGAGAAGAAAGGTCATTCCAAATCCACAAATTTGTCCATTATTATT comes from Nitrospirota bacterium and encodes:
- the phnD gene encoding phosphate/phosphite/phosphonate ABC transporter substrate-binding protein, whose translation is MALILLKNNNGQICGFGMTFLLPAILTICSYLLFNTGAMAMEQSLKVAITPVLVEQNVELNKRLIEYIGKKIKMPTNIVQRKTYQEINDLIEQGRVDIAFVCTLPYVIGKEKFGMELLAVPKRRGKPYYYSYVVVPKDSPARSIEDLRGKLYAYPDPLSNSGYLFPRYRLARAGYSPNEYFRKWVQTYSHTASIEAVGDSLVDGASVDSYVYDLMHILHPELTSKTKVIEISPPFGFTPVVMRKNLPVDLKRKLRSVFLGMDKDPAGKNILKDMLLDGFIKGDDSLFDTVRRMYHYMNTLNHQQPVKR